Proteins encoded by one window of Teretinema zuelzerae:
- a CDS encoding DUF2007 domain-containing protein — MELIGAYRSNDDAGQVTVLLEEHVIPYVKKDTQRGSVRVYVSSGDYQRALGLLDSKRYRSAPRSAAGK, encoded by the coding sequence ATGGAATTGATCGGAGCGTATCGCTCGAACGACGATGCCGGGCAGGTGACCGTGCTGCTCGAGGAACACGTGATTCCCTATGTTAAAAAGGATACCCAGCGGGGTTCGGTGCGGGTGTACGTCTCTTCCGGGGACTATCAGCGCGCGCTCGGGCTTCTCGATTCGAAGCGGTATCGAAGCGCGCCGCGTTCGGCCGCCGGAAAGTAG
- a CDS encoding DUF5680 domain-containing protein: MTGTCRKVAPNRGLYASGDYTYHCAVEGSFEWYSGREEIFLAGKPIYECLFHGGLVK; encoded by the coding sequence GTGACCGGAACGTGCCGGAAGGTAGCGCCGAACCGCGGGCTCTATGCATCGGGAGACTACACCTACCACTGCGCAGTCGAGGGAAGCTTCGAGTGGTACTCAGGCAGGGAGGAAATCTTCCTCGCCGGAAAGCCGATCTACGAATGCCTGTTCCACGGCGGCCTGGTAAAATAG
- the htpG gene encoding molecular chaperone HtpG produces the protein MATHQFQTEVNQLLTLIIHSMYSNKEIFLREIVSNASDALDKLKYLSLSDEAYKSVRFDPRIDILFDEEKKTLTVRDTGIGMNSDDVVSNLGTIARSGTKAFIEQLASDAKKDSNLIGQFGVGFYSAFMVASKIEVFTKKAADSKVWKWTSDGKGEYDLSEADDSAFPLVEGVGEGSHGTAVVMYLNDDDKEFASRWKIEDIVKRYSDHIAFPIYLHYLKKEYDDKGKVSSEAMTAEQINDASAIWQKPKSELKEEDYKSFYKSLSHDSEDPLLYVHTKAEGTQEYTTLFYVPQKAPFDMFNADYKSGVKLFVKRVFITDDDKELLPVYLRFVRGIIDSEDLPLNVSREILQQNRILSGIQSSSVKKLLGEFKKLAENDRAKYEKFITEYNRPLKEGLYGDYAHREELSELVRFKSTWVGEDEKDSDGNVKPAPQWTSFADYASRMKPEQKAIYYLTGGDEKTLRQSPHLEAFRKKGIEVLIMADEIDDIVIPSLGKHKEWDLKAANRAGSDDELGSDEDKKTAEEKEKSFKPVAEKIKKALGDRVKDVHLSKRLSDSPSCIVVDENDPSLQMERMMRAMGQAGMTEVKPILEINPDHALVQKVRDSEDETFIADVSSILLDQALLVEGSELKDPADFVKKLNRLLAK, from the coding sequence ATGGCGACACATCAGTTCCAAACGGAAGTCAATCAACTTCTCACCCTCATCATCCATTCCATGTATTCCAACAAGGAGATTTTTCTCCGCGAGATCGTTTCAAACGCTTCGGACGCCCTCGACAAGTTGAAGTACCTTTCTCTTTCGGACGAAGCCTACAAGAGCGTGCGCTTCGACCCGCGCATCGACATCCTCTTCGATGAAGAGAAAAAGACGCTCACCGTCCGCGATACCGGCATCGGCATGAACTCTGACGACGTCGTTTCCAACCTGGGAACCATCGCCCGCTCGGGAACGAAGGCTTTCATCGAGCAGCTCGCGAGCGACGCGAAGAAAGACTCGAACCTCATCGGCCAGTTCGGCGTCGGGTTTTATTCGGCCTTCATGGTCGCCTCGAAAATCGAAGTCTTTACGAAAAAGGCCGCAGATTCGAAGGTATGGAAGTGGACCAGCGACGGAAAGGGAGAATACGATCTTTCGGAAGCCGACGACTCGGCCTTCCCGCTTGTTGAAGGCGTGGGCGAAGGATCTCACGGCACGGCCGTCGTCATGTACTTGAACGACGACGACAAGGAATTCGCCTCCCGATGGAAGATCGAAGACATCGTCAAGCGCTATTCCGACCACATCGCCTTCCCCATCTACCTGCACTATCTCAAGAAGGAATACGACGACAAGGGAAAGGTTTCCTCCGAGGCGATGACCGCCGAGCAGATCAACGACGCGAGCGCGATCTGGCAGAAGCCGAAGAGCGAACTCAAGGAAGAAGACTACAAGAGTTTCTACAAGTCTCTTTCCCACGACAGCGAAGATCCGCTGCTCTATGTACACACGAAGGCCGAGGGAACCCAGGAATACACGACGCTGTTCTACGTTCCGCAGAAGGCGCCCTTCGACATGTTCAACGCCGACTATAAAAGCGGCGTGAAGCTCTTCGTCAAACGCGTGTTCATCACCGACGACGACAAGGAGCTCTTGCCGGTGTATCTCCGCTTCGTACGGGGAATCATCGACAGCGAGGATCTCCCGCTGAACGTCAGCCGCGAAATACTCCAGCAGAACCGTATTCTCAGCGGCATCCAGTCGTCCTCCGTCAAGAAGCTTCTGGGAGAGTTCAAGAAGCTGGCCGAAAACGACCGCGCGAAGTACGAGAAGTTCATAACCGAATACAACCGCCCGCTCAAGGAAGGCCTCTACGGCGACTACGCCCACCGCGAGGAGCTTTCGGAACTGGTACGCTTCAAATCGACCTGGGTAGGCGAGGATGAGAAGGACTCCGACGGCAACGTAAAGCCGGCTCCCCAGTGGACGAGCTTCGCCGACTACGCTTCCCGCATGAAGCCCGAGCAGAAGGCTATCTACTACCTTACCGGCGGCGACGAGAAAACGCTCCGCCAGAGCCCGCACCTGGAAGCCTTCCGCAAGAAAGGCATCGAAGTGCTCATCATGGCGGACGAGATCGACGACATCGTCATCCCCTCGCTCGGAAAACACAAAGAGTGGGATCTGAAAGCCGCGAACCGGGCCGGCTCGGACGATGAGCTCGGTTCCGACGAAGACAAGAAGACCGCGGAGGAGAAGGAGAAATCCTTTAAGCCGGTCGCGGAGAAAATCAAGAAGGCTTTGGGAGACCGCGTGAAGGATGTGCATCTTTCAAAGCGACTTTCCGACTCTCCCTCCTGCATCGTCGTGGACGAGAACGATCCCTCCCTCCAGATGGAGCGGATGATGCGCGCGATGGGTCAGGCCGGCATGACGGAAGTAAAGCCGATTCTCGAGATCAATCCCGATCACGCGCTTGTTCAGAAGGTGCGCGACAGCGAGGACGAAACCTTTATCGCGGACGTTTCTTCCATCCTGCTCGACCAGGCTCTTCTGGTGGAAGGAAGCGAGCTGAAGGATCCCGCCGATTTCGTTAAGAAGCTTAACCGCCTGTTGGCGAAATAA
- the nadB gene encoding L-aspartate oxidase — translation MRERCDVLVAGTGIAGLTAAITCREAGLRVLVITKEDRIQETNTNYAQGGIIAAKKGSDPALLEKDILEAGCRLNNREAVSLFSREAPALVFDFLIDKVGTVFSKNDSGAYDYTEEAAHSERRILHFEDHTGDSIEESLIARAKKIGVEIRPGYTAVDLITNNHHSEDSQELYQPREVFGMYALENATGEVHTLFADSVILATGGLGNIFHFTTNPLAATGDGIAMAWQAGADIINAEFVQFHPTALFHKDIKRFLISESLRGEGAKLMDRQGRPFMHKYDAREELAPRDVVTRAIYEEMSRQGSEYMLLDIAGHYRGEKPIQERFSRIWETCKKGGIDITKDPIPVVPAAHYFCGGIKVNTEGKSSIARLFAVGEVACTGIHGANRLASTSLLEGLFWGRKAGLSIAAGGNKIADRRLESIPDWRTPAQAERFESALIYQDWKMIKLTMWNHAGIVRTKRSLERAQADLDYHAHRITKFYREAILDRDIIELRNGVSAARIVTAAALHNTKSAGCHYRKD, via the coding sequence ATGCGTGAACGATGCGACGTCCTCGTCGCGGGGACGGGAATCGCCGGGCTTACGGCGGCCATAACCTGCAGGGAAGCGGGGCTCCGGGTCCTGGTGATAACCAAGGAAGACCGGATCCAGGAAACGAACACGAACTACGCCCAGGGCGGCATAATCGCGGCGAAGAAAGGGAGCGATCCAGCCCTTCTCGAGAAGGACATCCTGGAAGCGGGCTGCCGGCTCAACAATCGGGAGGCGGTTTCCCTTTTTTCCAGGGAAGCGCCCGCGCTGGTGTTCGACTTTCTGATCGACAAGGTCGGAACAGTATTCAGCAAAAACGACTCGGGCGCCTACGACTATACCGAGGAAGCCGCGCATTCGGAGCGGAGAATCCTCCACTTTGAAGACCATACCGGCGATTCCATCGAAGAGAGTTTGATAGCGCGCGCGAAAAAGATCGGCGTGGAAATTCGCCCGGGCTATACCGCGGTCGACCTCATCACCAACAACCACCACTCCGAGGATTCCCAGGAGCTCTATCAGCCGCGGGAAGTTTTCGGGATGTACGCCCTTGAAAACGCGACCGGCGAGGTGCATACCCTTTTCGCGGATTCCGTGATCCTCGCGACAGGCGGACTCGGCAACATTTTCCATTTCACCACGAATCCGCTCGCCGCGACCGGCGACGGAATCGCGATGGCATGGCAGGCGGGTGCGGACATCATCAACGCAGAATTCGTGCAGTTCCACCCCACCGCCCTCTTCCACAAGGACATCAAGCGCTTCCTTATTTCAGAATCCCTGCGCGGCGAGGGAGCCAAGCTCATGGACCGCCAGGGCCGCCCCTTCATGCATAAATACGATGCCCGCGAAGAGCTCGCCCCCCGCGACGTGGTCACCCGCGCCATCTACGAGGAAATGTCCCGCCAGGGAAGCGAGTACATGCTGCTCGACATTGCCGGACACTATCGGGGAGAAAAGCCCATTCAGGAACGCTTTTCCCGCATCTGGGAAACCTGCAAGAAAGGCGGAATCGACATTACAAAAGACCCCATCCCCGTGGTTCCCGCGGCTCATTATTTCTGCGGCGGAATCAAGGTGAACACGGAGGGGAAAAGCTCGATCGCCCGGCTCTTCGCCGTGGGAGAGGTTGCCTGCACCGGCATACACGGCGCGAACCGCCTCGCCTCGACCTCGCTTCTGGAAGGACTCTTCTGGGGGAGAAAGGCGGGCCTCTCGATCGCCGCCGGAGGGAATAAAATAGCCGACAGGCGCCTCGAGTCGATTCCCGACTGGAGGACCCCCGCACAGGCGGAGCGGTTCGAAAGCGCCCTGATTTATCAGGACTGGAAGATGATCAAGCTGACCATGTGGAACCACGCCGGAATCGTGCGCACCAAGCGCAGCCTTGAGCGGGCGCAAGCGGATCTCGACTACCACGCGCACCGGATCACGAAGTTCTACCGCGAGGCCATCCTGGACCGCGACATCATCGAACTGCGGAACGGCGTGTCGGCCGCCCGCATCGTCACCGCGGCGGCCCTTCACAATACGAAATCCGCGGGATGCCACTACCGAAAAGACTGA
- a CDS encoding DOMON domain-containing protein, with product MKTNTFAGTLMLGFALAVLFAVPAVADGNFSDGNFSFSWKIEGSSLVAELSAPTTGWISVGFGPTRIMKDADMYLFAVTPSGEVVAEDHFGTGSISHKKDVDIGGTSDVTVLSGSEKDGVTTVRFSIPLNSGDEYDAKLEAGKSVKAIFASSAKDSFTSKHNKKGKGDMIP from the coding sequence ATGAAAACAAACACTTTTGCCGGCACTCTTATGCTCGGATTCGCACTGGCCGTTCTCTTCGCGGTTCCCGCGGTTGCGGACGGAAACTTTTCAGACGGGAACTTTTCGTTTTCCTGGAAAATCGAAGGTTCGTCGCTTGTAGCCGAATTGTCCGCTCCGACGACGGGGTGGATTTCCGTGGGATTCGGGCCCACCCGGATCATGAAGGACGCGGACATGTATCTGTTCGCGGTGACGCCCTCCGGCGAGGTCGTAGCCGAGGACCACTTCGGAACCGGCTCGATCAGCCATAAAAAGGACGTCGACATCGGCGGCACCTCCGACGTGACCGTGCTCTCGGGTTCCGAGAAAGACGGGGTCACCACGGTGCGCTTTTCCATACCGCTCAATTCCGGGGACGAGTACGACGCGAAGCTTGAAGCGGGAAAAAGCGTCAAGGCGATTTTCGCGTCTTCCGCCAAGGATTCTTTTACCTCGAAGCACAATAAAAAGGGCAAGGGGGACATGATCCCATGA
- a CDS encoding carbohydrate kinase family protein has translation MKSLAFGEILWDVFADHQTLGGAPLNVAGHLARLGADSCIVSAVGADRRGDEALSLVRALGVGADYVSALPGLPTGTATIFLDKGIPSYEFNDPCAWDAIDLSEEQLKAIQSAEWDVVCFGTLAQRSPASRACLRRILESVSAKTVFFDVNLRKNYYSREILEDGLKFADILKVNDEEVAILAALLDIPLSADTEESFADAMIGRYGLRIVLVTLGKAGALARHAGETARSVPAKVAVVDTVGAGDSFSAGFLAALGRGCPVSRALSFGAELADFVVTRKGAIPEYDEALLQKIAELGA, from the coding sequence ATGAAAAGTCTTGCTTTCGGGGAAATCCTGTGGGATGTGTTCGCGGATCATCAGACTCTTGGCGGGGCTCCGCTCAACGTTGCCGGGCATTTGGCGCGGCTGGGGGCGGATTCGTGCATCGTGTCCGCGGTCGGAGCGGACCGGCGGGGGGACGAGGCTCTGTCCCTCGTTCGCGCGCTCGGAGTGGGCGCGGACTATGTGTCTGCGCTCCCCGGCCTGCCTACCGGAACCGCGACCATCTTCCTCGACAAGGGGATTCCTTCCTACGAGTTCAACGACCCGTGCGCGTGGGACGCTATAGATCTCTCCGAAGAGCAATTGAAGGCGATTCAATCCGCCGAGTGGGACGTCGTCTGCTTCGGCACCCTTGCACAGCGCTCTCCGGCGAGCAGGGCGTGCCTCAGGCGGATCCTTGAAAGCGTTTCGGCCAAAACCGTGTTTTTCGACGTGAATCTTCGCAAGAACTACTACTCCCGCGAAATTCTGGAAGACGGCTTGAAGTTCGCGGACATTCTGAAGGTGAACGACGAGGAGGTGGCGATTCTTGCCGCCCTCCTGGATATACCGCTTTCGGCGGACACGGAAGAATCGTTCGCGGACGCAATGATCGGCCGTTACGGTTTGCGCATCGTGCTCGTCACGCTCGGGAAGGCCGGCGCCCTGGCGCGGCACGCGGGGGAAACCGCTCGCTCGGTTCCCGCGAAGGTCGCCGTCGTGGACACCGTGGGCGCGGGAGACAGCTTCTCCGCGGGCTTTTTGGCGGCGCTCGGCCGGGGCTGCCCGGTGAGTCGCGCCCTTTCTTTCGGCGCCGAGCTAGCCGATTTCGTGGTGACGCGAAAGGGCGCCATCCCTGAATACGACGAAGCCCTTCTGCAGAAGATCGCCGAACTGGGCGCCTAG
- a CDS encoding omptin family outer membrane protease — MRIVSPCTAGIRTTFIRMICSMMLLVSAAAARNLAAMEAPSFSASPFFEATRGNALEYVYYNDKFLSELIWDMKPMLSAGMKADAEWRNGVSISVEGSLAVPMNTGIMEDSDWFNLYYYNQDTEKTNFSRHEAELLYGGSLEALIGKTFKAGGGGKRDISVTPALGIRYYRWKWDANDGYTQYASDSGAYVWSEDLPKTPIYGTGISYEQQYLIPIAAVRADLSFSTNLKISTSVALSPWLYCYSIDNHHLTGYDYHDIMTGGYLLEPALSLEWTAASKVVPFLSLKWTQIGGLRGKTGEINTAANTISWSYAEDGAGPGAGLETAVFRAGVAFALN; from the coding sequence ATGCGCATCGTAAGCCCCTGCACCGCCGGCATCCGCACAACTTTTATCCGCATGATTTGTTCGATGATGCTTCTCGTGTCCGCGGCGGCGGCCCGGAACCTCGCCGCGATGGAAGCTCCGTCGTTCTCGGCATCTCCTTTTTTCGAAGCCACCCGCGGAAACGCGCTTGAATATGTGTACTACAACGATAAGTTCTTGAGCGAACTGATCTGGGACATGAAGCCGATGCTTTCGGCGGGAATGAAGGCCGATGCCGAGTGGCGCAACGGAGTAAGCATCAGCGTCGAAGGCTCGCTCGCCGTACCCATGAACACCGGCATTATGGAAGATTCGGATTGGTTTAATCTGTATTACTATAATCAGGATACCGAAAAAACCAATTTTTCGCGCCATGAGGCCGAACTCCTGTACGGCGGAAGCCTGGAAGCCCTCATCGGAAAGACGTTCAAGGCAGGAGGCGGCGGAAAACGGGACATCTCGGTTACCCCCGCCCTCGGAATCCGGTATTACCGCTGGAAATGGGACGCCAACGACGGATACACCCAGTACGCGAGCGACTCGGGCGCCTACGTGTGGTCGGAGGATCTGCCGAAAACCCCCATTTATGGAACCGGCATCAGCTATGAACAGCAATACCTCATCCCCATTGCCGCCGTCAGGGCGGATCTATCTTTTTCGACAAATCTGAAGATCTCGACATCGGTCGCCTTGAGCCCCTGGCTCTATTGCTACTCGATCGACAACCACCATCTTACCGGATACGACTACCACGACATCATGACCGGAGGATACCTGTTAGAACCGGCTCTCTCTCTGGAATGGACGGCTGCCTCGAAGGTTGTCCCCTTTCTGAGCCTCAAGTGGACGCAGATCGGCGGGCTTCGGGGAAAAACGGGAGAAATCAATACGGCGGCGAACACCATCTCCTGGTCGTACGCAGAAGACGGCGCAGGGCCGGGAGCGGGGCTCGAAACCGCTGTGTTCCGCGCGGGCGTTGCATTCGCACTCAACTAA
- the pepF gene encoding oligoendopeptidase F: MSAEEQTRNALPVKESIEKRYRWNSESVFSGTEEWSLELASFLQELPELNKLNGRLAEGPALPAAALDLRDRLGNRLGKLIFYAVMRGAVDSGDAEARSMESRAAGAESRFAEASAFIEPELIALGEERLLAWTAESPSLAVYRHWLEDLFRQRSHVRSREIEALLGSAGEVFAGIDSVRDALADSDLRFDDAVDSQGARHPVAQSSVEALLSSPDRTLRRSAWESYCDAHLAFGPTLAAIYSAAVKKDVFLARARGYGSSLEAALFGVNIPRSVYDQTLATFRSRLPLWHRYWKAKAAALGLEKMSHWDIWAPLSKKPPKIGYEQAVGWIADALEPLGGDYAAALRKGCLEDRWVDVYPTEGKGGGAFSYGAQGLFPFIKMSWTDDLSSMSTLTHELGHSMHSLHTWKTQPPVYADYSIFVAEVASNFHQAMTRAHLFSIEKDREFQIALVEEAMENFHRYFFIMPILALFEKEVHSRIEAGEGLTDGDLRALMAKLFAEGYGDAVMLDEDREGSTWAQFGHLYANFYVFQYATGISAAHALAKPVLAGDRAAAERYVEFISAGSSVYPVDALARAGVDMTSPAAMDSAYEVLESYIDLLERLI; encoded by the coding sequence ATGAGCGCCGAAGAACAGACTCGCAACGCGCTTCCCGTCAAGGAAAGCATAGAAAAGAGATATAGATGGAATTCGGAAAGCGTTTTTTCTGGAACCGAAGAGTGGAGCCTTGAGCTCGCCTCTTTTCTACAGGAGCTTCCGGAGCTGAATAAACTCAACGGCCGCCTGGCCGAAGGTCCTGCTCTCCCTGCGGCGGCGCTGGACCTTCGGGACCGGCTGGGCAATCGCCTGGGAAAACTGATTTTCTACGCGGTCATGCGCGGCGCCGTCGATTCCGGCGACGCGGAGGCCCGCTCCATGGAAAGCCGGGCGGCGGGGGCGGAGAGCCGTTTCGCGGAAGCGTCGGCCTTTATCGAGCCTGAGCTCATCGCGCTCGGTGAGGAGCGGCTTCTCGCGTGGACCGCGGAGTCGCCCTCTCTCGCGGTCTACCGGCATTGGCTGGAAGACCTCTTCCGCCAGCGCTCTCATGTGCGCTCCCGGGAGATAGAGGCCCTGCTGGGCTCCGCCGGCGAGGTGTTCGCGGGGATAGATTCCGTACGCGACGCGCTCGCCGACTCGGATCTGCGCTTCGACGACGCCGTCGATTCGCAAGGCGCCCGGCATCCGGTGGCACAGAGCTCGGTGGAGGCCCTGCTTTCCAGCCCGGACAGAACGCTGCGCCGCAGCGCCTGGGAAAGCTATTGCGACGCGCATCTGGCCTTCGGGCCGACCCTCGCGGCGATTTACTCCGCGGCGGTTAAAAAAGACGTGTTTCTCGCGCGGGCCCGCGGATACGGGTCGTCCCTCGAGGCGGCCCTCTTCGGCGTGAACATTCCGCGCTCCGTATACGATCAGACGCTCGCGACCTTCCGTTCGCGGCTTCCCCTGTGGCACCGCTACTGGAAGGCGAAGGCGGCCGCGCTCGGCCTTGAAAAAATGTCCCACTGGGATATCTGGGCGCCGCTTTCCAAAAAACCGCCGAAGATCGGGTACGAGCAGGCTGTCGGCTGGATCGCGGACGCGCTCGAACCGCTGGGCGGGGACTACGCCGCGGCCTTGCGGAAGGGCTGCCTCGAAGACCGCTGGGTGGACGTCTATCCGACGGAAGGGAAGGGCGGCGGGGCCTTCAGCTATGGGGCGCAGGGGCTTTTTCCCTTCATCAAGATGAGCTGGACGGACGACCTGTCGTCGATGAGCACGCTCACCCACGAACTCGGGCATTCGATGCACAGCCTCCATACCTGGAAAACTCAGCCTCCCGTGTATGCCGACTACAGCATCTTCGTCGCTGAGGTCGCCTCGAATTTCCATCAGGCGATGACGCGGGCTCATTTGTTTTCGATAGAGAAGGACAGGGAATTTCAAATCGCCCTCGTCGAAGAGGCGATGGAGAACTTCCATCGGTATTTTTTCATCATGCCGATTCTGGCCCTGTTCGAGAAAGAGGTGCACTCACGCATCGAAGCCGGGGAGGGACTTACGGACGGCGATCTTCGAGCGCTGATGGCTAAGCTGTTCGCGGAAGGCTACGGGGACGCGGTTATGCTCGACGAAGACCGCGAAGGTTCGACCTGGGCCCAGTTCGGACATCTGTATGCGAATTTCTACGTATTCCAGTACGCGACGGGGATCAGCGCGGCCCATGCGCTCGCGAAGCCGGTGCTTGCCGGAGACCGCGCCGCCGCAGAACGCTACGTCGAGTTTATTTCAGCGGGTTCATCGGTCTATCCGGTGGACGCGCTCGCGCGGGCGGGGGTGGATATGACCTCTCCTGCGGCGATGGACAGCGCTTACGAGGTGCTCGAATCCTATATCGATCTGTTGGAACGATTAATTTAA
- a CDS encoding PAS domain-containing protein yields MELIHTGDEKTEDLIRYLRLLGAGETNRETYDRFSGALKSADPFSVNAALHRVLSEAESVEAWKAPVARFLRAAAAALEALPLPDYPENHPLALLDAENGEIVRALESLQSIARGIPGSEANPQAVVIQNRLREFSLLGAHYARLQNELFPLFETAAQDHDCVALMWSIQDDVLELLKRLQSPGAADDGAAFLKDFGTFYLTAASLVWRERRVLYPAAFRAVPERIFLPKEGRAGPVSTAGGAEPCFISSTGSLTQVQLEAVFKVLPVDVSFIGADDRVKFYSDPPHRVFPRSPQIIGRLVQNCHPPKSVATVEKILASFKDGSEDSAEFWLSMKGRFIHIEYFALRDDSGAYLGTLEVSGDATAVRALEGEKRLL; encoded by the coding sequence ATGGAACTTATTCACACCGGCGACGAAAAGACTGAAGATTTGATCCGGTATCTCCGCCTGTTAGGAGCGGGAGAAACAAACCGTGAAACCTACGACCGTTTTTCGGGAGCGCTGAAAAGCGCCGATCCGTTCAGCGTAAACGCTGCCCTGCACCGGGTTCTTTCGGAAGCGGAATCGGTGGAAGCATGGAAGGCTCCTGTGGCGCGGTTTCTCCGGGCGGCTGCGGCGGCCCTGGAAGCGCTGCCGCTTCCGGACTATCCGGAGAATCATCCGCTGGCCCTGCTTGATGCCGAAAACGGCGAGATCGTGCGCGCGCTCGAATCGCTGCAGTCGATAGCCCGCGGAATCCCCGGAAGCGAGGCGAATCCGCAGGCAGTCGTTATTCAGAACAGGCTGCGCGAGTTCTCTCTTCTCGGCGCGCATTACGCAAGACTCCAGAACGAGCTCTTTCCCCTTTTCGAAACCGCGGCGCAGGACCATGACTGCGTCGCCCTGATGTGGTCGATACAGGACGACGTCCTCGAGTTGTTGAAGCGGCTCCAGTCCCCCGGCGCAGCCGATGACGGGGCGGCCTTTCTGAAGGACTTCGGAACCTTCTACCTCACCGCGGCGTCCCTCGTATGGCGCGAGCGCAGGGTTCTCTATCCAGCCGCGTTCCGCGCAGTTCCCGAGCGAATCTTTCTGCCGAAGGAGGGACGCGCCGGCCCGGTTTCGACCGCAGGCGGAGCAGAACCCTGCTTTATCAGCTCCACCGGTTCTCTCACCCAGGTTCAGCTGGAAGCTGTTTTCAAAGTCCTGCCGGTAGACGTGTCGTTCATCGGCGCGGACGACCGCGTAAAGTTCTACTCCGACCCGCCGCACCGAGTGTTCCCGCGCAGCCCGCAGATCATCGGTCGGCTGGTGCAGAACTGCCATCCCCCGAAAAGCGTCGCGACGGTAGAAAAAATCCTTGCGTCCTTCAAGGACGGATCGGAAGACTCGGCGGAATTCTGGCTCTCCATGAAGGGGCGATTCATCCACATCGAATACTTCGCCCTCCGCGACGACTCAGGCGCCTATCTCGGCACCCTGGAAGTCAGCGGCGACGCAACTGCCGTGCGCGCCCTGGAGGGAGAAAAGCGGCTTTTATAG
- a CDS encoding L-threonylcarbamoyladenylate synthase: MTTELLTPDGTERAGELIRQGKLVVFPTETVYGLGADALDPGACRRIFEAKGRPQDNPLIVHIYDRSQVDLVARSLPPGAEILMDSFWPGPLTLVLPKRSAVSDVVTAGLDTVGVRMPRHPAALDFLKAAGTPVAAPSANRSGKPSPTNFAMARSAMEGRAEAIIDGGQCETGLESTVAAWTDTAAGRGWTILRPGAVTREDLYSVLDDLYLSQESARDEGLLARSPGTRHPHYQPRAEVRLFSDAEELERANAAGCYQGWAVLCAEEAKNAAETGRGPLLVRSYPGWIALARRLYSDFYELDAAGVPGILAQIPTEEGGISDALRNRLLKASAGRLIEI; the protein is encoded by the coding sequence ATGACCACAGAACTGCTGACTCCCGACGGAACAGAACGCGCGGGAGAACTGATACGGCAGGGAAAACTCGTCGTCTTCCCGACCGAAACCGTGTACGGCCTCGGAGCCGACGCCCTCGATCCCGGCGCGTGCCGCAGAATTTTCGAGGCGAAGGGGCGCCCCCAGGACAACCCCCTCATCGTCCATATATACGACCGCTCGCAGGTCGATCTCGTCGCACGCTCCCTTCCTCCCGGAGCGGAAATTCTCATGGACTCCTTCTGGCCCGGCCCGCTCACCCTCGTTTTACCGAAGAGAAGCGCGGTAAGCGATGTGGTAACCGCGGGACTCGATACCGTCGGCGTGCGCATGCCGCGCCATCCTGCGGCCCTCGATTTTCTGAAAGCCGCGGGAACGCCGGTCGCGGCGCCCTCCGCCAACCGCTCGGGAAAACCGAGCCCGACTAATTTCGCCATGGCCCGATCGGCCATGGAAGGCAGGGCCGAAGCGATCATCGACGGAGGCCAGTGCGAAACCGGGCTCGAATCGACCGTCGCCGCCTGGACGGACACCGCCGCCGGCAGGGGCTGGACCATTCTGCGCCCCGGAGCAGTAACGCGGGAGGATCTCTACTCCGTACTGGACGATCTCTACCTTTCGCAGGAGAGCGCGCGGGACGAAGGCCTCCTCGCCCGGTCTCCCGGAACGAGGCATCCCCATTACCAGCCGAGGGCAGAAGTCAGGCTGTTTTCCGATGCGGAAGAACTCGAACGGGCGAATGCAGCGGGATGCTATCAAGGATGGGCGGTTCTCTGCGCGGAGGAAGCGAAGAACGCGGCGGAAACCGGAAGAGGGCCGCTCCTGGTGCGAAGCTATCCCGGATGGATCGCCCTCGCGCGCCGCCTCTACTCGGATTTCTACGAGCTCGACGCCGCGGGGGTTCCCGGAATCCTCGCCCAAATCCCGACTGAAGAAGGCGGAATTTCTGACGCCCTGCGGAACCGGCTTTTAAAAGCCAGCGCAGGGCGCCTCATAGAAATTTAA